A part of Tardiphaga sp. vice304 genomic DNA contains:
- the ybaK gene encoding Cys-tRNA(Pro) deacylase, with amino-acid sequence MSKTTRATQALSRLGVDFTLHEYAYDPDADSIGLQAADALGVAPQRMLKTLMAEVDGRPVCVVVPSDKEVSMKKCAAAFGGKAAKMMRPADAERLSGYHVGGISPFGQKKRIPVAIERAALSHPTVYLNGGQRGLQIEIEPTAAMAALGAEAAELVA; translated from the coding sequence ATGTCGAAGACCACCCGCGCGACGCAGGCGCTGAGCCGGCTGGGCGTGGATTTCACGCTGCATGAATACGCCTACGATCCCGACGCCGACAGCATCGGCCTGCAGGCGGCGGACGCACTCGGCGTGGCACCGCAGCGGATGTTGAAGACGTTGATGGCCGAGGTCGATGGCCGGCCGGTCTGCGTCGTGGTGCCGTCGGACAAGGAGGTCAGCATGAAGAAATGCGCGGCGGCGTTCGGCGGCAAGGCCGCAAAGATGATGCGCCCGGCGGACGCCGAGCGGCTGAGCGGCTACCATGTCGGCGGCATCAGCCCGTTCGGTCAGAAAAAACGCATCCCGGTGGCGATCGAACGCGCTGCGCTTTCGCACCCTACCGTCTATCTCAATGGTGGCCAGCGCGGCCTGCAGATCGAGATCGAGCCCACCGCCGCGATGGCGGCGCTCGGGGCGGAGGCCGCAGAACTGGTGGCGTGA
- a CDS encoding methyl-accepting chemotaxis protein, which produces MSSSVLPKSRRALGLVPRIMLMSVSGILVLGICVTGVAKVLLERSATKAAADRVETNMRVAWDVLRARGTSFKVEDGKLLADSSVLNGDVAVVDKVKSLVGGTATIFLKDTRIATNVQKPDGSRATGTPLARSPAYDAIFERKAPFRGEVTILGENYMTAYDPILSASGDVLGILYVGIKKVEFLQAANETFWTMIYVTVGVMLAAIIASYLAARSSMARPLNAAITTMKRLAEGDLTVDTPVYRRHDEIGEIMSALAVFKANGLEVERMKTEQGIETQRAAEARKSEIMKLADGFEGAVGRIAETVSSASKELESSAATLTSVSARSQSLAVAVAASAEEASTNVQTVASATEEMASSVNEISRRVQDSARIANDAVGQASDTNRRVGELAAAASRIGDVVELINTIAGQTNLLALNATIEAARAGDAGRGFAVVAAEVKQLAEQTAKATSEISQQVDGIQMATRDSVAAIREIGNTIGQMSEIASAIAAAVEEQGATTHEISRNVQQAATGTLQVSANIADVQRGVDESGTAASQVLSAAQSLSGESTRLSQEVGRFLNSVRAA; this is translated from the coding sequence ATGTCGTCGTCCGTCCTGCCGAAATCGCGTCGTGCGCTCGGTCTTGTCCCCCGCATCATGCTGATGTCGGTGTCAGGCATTCTGGTGCTCGGTATCTGCGTCACCGGAGTCGCCAAGGTGCTGCTGGAGCGCAGCGCGACCAAGGCGGCGGCCGACCGGGTCGAGACCAACATGCGCGTGGCGTGGGACGTGCTGCGCGCCCGCGGTACCAGCTTCAAGGTCGAGGATGGCAAATTGCTGGCGGATAGCAGCGTGCTGAACGGCGACGTCGCAGTGGTCGACAAGGTCAAGAGCCTGGTTGGCGGCACCGCGACCATCTTCCTCAAAGACACCCGCATCGCGACCAATGTGCAGAAGCCGGACGGCAGCCGCGCCACCGGCACGCCGCTGGCGCGCAGCCCGGCCTATGATGCCATCTTCGAGCGCAAGGCGCCGTTCCGCGGCGAGGTCACGATTCTCGGTGAGAACTACATGACGGCCTATGACCCGATCCTTTCCGCCTCCGGCGACGTGCTCGGCATCCTCTATGTCGGCATCAAGAAGGTCGAGTTCCTGCAAGCCGCCAACGAGACGTTCTGGACCATGATCTATGTGACCGTCGGCGTGATGCTGGCGGCGATCATCGCCAGCTACCTCGCTGCACGCAGCAGCATGGCGCGGCCGCTGAACGCCGCCATTACCACCATGAAGCGGCTCGCCGAGGGCGACCTCACCGTGGATACGCCAGTATATCGCCGCCACGACGAGATCGGTGAAATCATGTCGGCGCTGGCGGTCTTCAAGGCGAATGGCCTCGAGGTCGAACGCATGAAGACCGAACAGGGCATCGAGACGCAGCGTGCCGCGGAGGCACGCAAGAGCGAAATAATGAAGCTCGCCGACGGCTTCGAAGGCGCCGTCGGCCGGATCGCCGAAACGGTATCTTCTGCCTCGAAGGAACTGGAGAGCTCGGCCGCCACGCTGACGTCCGTCTCGGCACGTTCGCAGTCGCTGGCGGTCGCGGTCGCCGCCTCGGCGGAAGAAGCCTCCACCAATGTACAAACAGTTGCTTCGGCGACGGAAGAAATGGCGTCGTCGGTCAACGAGATCAGCCGCCGGGTACAGGACTCCGCGCGGATCGCCAATGATGCGGTCGGGCAGGCCAGCGACACCAACCGGCGGGTCGGCGAACTGGCTGCGGCGGCGAGCCGGATCGGCGACGTCGTCGAACTGATCAATACTATCGCCGGCCAGACCAACCTTCTGGCGCTCAACGCGACCATCGAGGCGGCACGCGCCGGCGACGCCGGCCGTGGCTTTGCGGTGGTTGCCGCCGAGGTGAAGCAACTCGCCGAGCAGACCGCGAAGGCCACCAGCGAGATCAGCCAGCAGGTCGATGGCATTCAGATGGCGACCAGGGATTCCGTCGCGGCGATCCGCGAGATCGGCAACACCATCGGCCAGATGTCGGAAATTGCATCCGCCATTGCCGCGGCGGTCGAAGAGCAGGGCGCCACCACGCACGAAATCTCGCGCAACGTGCAGCAGGCCGCGACGGGCACGTTGCAGGTCAGCGCCAATATTGCCGATGTGCAGCGGGGCGTCGATGAATCCGGCACGGCTGCTTCGCAGGTGCTGTCGGCCGCGCAGTCGCTGTCCGGCGAAAGCACTCGCTTGAGCCAAGAAGTCGGACGCTTCCTGAATTCGGTACGCGCCGCCTGA
- the aspT gene encoding aspartate-alanine antiporter, translating to MDVLHRLVTTEPLLALFLTIAIGYFVGKLKIGSFTLGGIAGTLLVGVIIGQFGVDIDAGIKGIFFALFIYAVGFQGGPQFFHALNRRSLNQLASAFVMCFTGLLCVLSAAWLFGLDRGMAAGLAAGGLTQSAIIGTAGDAIGKLGLAPDLIKTMQTNVAVGYAVCYIFGSLGPIIMVSWFLPLIMKWDIRAEAIKLAAQLSGGRGELDPGQFNAASQIATRIYEVTDSSKAVDLSVLAIDRQLSDASIEAIYREGKTLDLADTLEIAAGDRVAITGKIDKLPTASPLFSREVTPPNGLLLVQENREIILTNRALNDRTIADIHDHANVETRHGVFLTAVKRMGLDLPVLDKLVVKRGDELHFTGSPADLNRVQGKIGYKITAAAVTDFIFFGIGMLIGIALGMIQFRIWGIPISIGSGGGCLLSGLTFGWLRSVHPKFAALPQGASNFLRDFGLAVFVGIVGISAGPQALVAIQHYGLTLFFLGVGVTLIPQIVTFFFSYYVLRIQNPIEALACVAGGRSANPAFAALLEKAGNATPVVSFTVTYAVANVFLTLWGPVIVGIVTTNATP from the coding sequence ATGGACGTGCTGCACCGACTGGTGACCACCGAGCCGTTGCTCGCGCTGTTTCTCACCATCGCCATTGGCTATTTTGTCGGCAAGTTGAAGATCGGCAGTTTCACGCTGGGTGGCATTGCCGGCACGCTGCTGGTCGGCGTCATCATCGGCCAGTTCGGCGTCGACATCGACGCCGGCATCAAGGGCATCTTCTTCGCGTTGTTCATCTACGCGGTCGGCTTCCAGGGCGGTCCGCAATTCTTCCACGCACTGAATCGCCGCTCGCTGAACCAGCTCGCCTCCGCATTCGTGATGTGCTTCACCGGCCTGCTCTGCGTGCTCAGCGCTGCCTGGCTGTTCGGGCTCGACCGCGGCATGGCCGCAGGGCTGGCCGCCGGCGGCCTGACGCAATCGGCGATCATCGGCACCGCCGGCGACGCCATCGGCAAGCTCGGTCTCGCGCCCGACCTCATAAAAACCATGCAGACCAACGTCGCGGTCGGCTACGCGGTCTGCTACATTTTCGGCTCGCTCGGCCCGATCATCATGGTGAGCTGGTTCCTGCCGCTGATCATGAAGTGGGATATTCGCGCCGAAGCGATCAAGCTCGCCGCGCAGCTATCCGGCGGGCGCGGCGAACTGGACCCCGGCCAGTTCAATGCGGCGAGCCAAATCGCCACCCGGATCTATGAAGTCACGGATAGCAGCAAGGCCGTGGATCTCTCCGTGCTGGCGATCGACCGGCAATTGTCGGACGCTTCCATCGAGGCGATCTACCGCGAGGGCAAGACGCTCGACCTCGCCGACACGCTCGAGATCGCGGCCGGCGACCGCGTCGCGATCACCGGCAAGATCGACAAGTTGCCGACCGCATCGCCGCTGTTCAGCCGCGAAGTCACCCCGCCGAACGGGCTGCTGCTGGTGCAGGAAAACCGCGAGATCATCCTCACCAACCGCGCCCTCAACGACCGTACCATCGCCGACATCCACGATCACGCCAATGTCGAAACCCGGCACGGCGTGTTTCTCACGGCGGTCAAGCGCATGGGCCTCGATTTGCCGGTGCTCGACAAGCTCGTGGTCAAGCGTGGCGACGAGCTGCACTTCACCGGCAGCCCGGCCGACCTCAACCGCGTGCAGGGCAAGATCGGCTACAAGATCACCGCAGCAGCGGTGACCGACTTCATCTTCTTCGGCATCGGCATGCTGATCGGCATCGCGCTCGGCATGATCCAGTTCCGGATCTGGGGCATTCCGATCTCGATCGGCAGCGGCGGCGGCTGCCTGCTGTCCGGCCTGACGTTCGGCTGGCTGCGCAGCGTACATCCGAAGTTTGCAGCCCTGCCGCAGGGCGCTTCCAACTTCCTGCGCGACTTCGGTCTCGCGGTGTTCGTCGGGATCGTCGGCATCTCCGCCGGCCCGCAGGCGCTGGTGGCGATCCAGCATTACGGCCTGACGCTGTTCTTCCTCGGCGTCGGCGTCACCTTGATCCCGCAGATCGTCACCTTCTTCTTCTCCTACTATGTGCTGCGCATCCAGAATCCGATCGAGGCGCTGGCCTGCGTGGCCGGCGGTCGCAGCGCCAATCCGGCCTTCGCAGCCCTGCTGGAAAAGGCCGGCAACGCCACGCCGGTGGTGTCGTTCACCGTCACCTATGCGGTCGCCAACGTGTTCCTAACGCTGTGGGGACCCGTCATCGTCGGCATCGTCACCACCAACGCGACGCCATAA
- a CDS encoding bifunctional aspartate transaminase/aspartate 4-decarboxylase, whose product MLNPTRDYTQYATLSPFELKDQLMEIASSDAQRLMLNAGRGNPNFLATLPRWAFLSLGDFSLREAERSYSYLDSGFGGLPEHDGIVERFDAYANHHRDSDGVRFLRAALSYIKDQLGLDPESFMFEMVSAFLGCNYPTPPRMLVHTEEIVKAYLAQEMFGPLPPRGEFSVFATEGGTAAMTYIFQTLRANLLVKPGDRIAIATPIFSPYLEIPVLAEYGLEVIDIRMDRLDDWQLPQSEIDKLLDPAVKIFCLVNPSNPPSSKLSDAVLDQLAALVEKRPDLFIVTDDVYGTFADDFVSLFAKCPRNTLCVYSFSKFFGATGWRLGAMALHNDNVFDAALKALPEADKLLLDTRYASLTTTPRDLAFIDRLVADSRAVALNHTAGLSVPQQLQMALFALNGLMDRDQRYKDAAKQLIRKRYQTLYRNMGVIAPHQLNDVNYYSLIDLQEIGGTLYGPEFRAWFINSDLGISFLFRLAEETGVVLLPGNGFEVVDTSARVSLANLTEIEYASIGKFTRQVLDECFADFKKAAPAK is encoded by the coding sequence ATGCTGAACCCCACCCGCGACTACACGCAATACGCCACGCTGAGCCCCTTCGAACTGAAGGACCAGTTGATGGAGATCGCGTCCTCGGATGCGCAGCGCCTGATGCTGAACGCCGGCCGCGGCAATCCGAATTTTCTCGCCACCCTGCCGCGCTGGGCGTTTCTCAGCCTCGGCGATTTCTCGCTGCGCGAGGCCGAGCGCTCCTACTCCTACCTCGACAGCGGCTTCGGCGGCCTGCCCGAGCATGACGGCATCGTCGAGCGCTTCGACGCCTATGCGAACCATCACCGCGACTCCGACGGCGTGCGCTTCCTGCGCGCCGCGCTGTCCTATATCAAGGACCAGCTCGGCCTCGATCCTGAATCCTTTATGTTCGAGATGGTCAGCGCGTTTCTCGGCTGCAACTATCCGACGCCGCCGCGGATGCTGGTGCACACCGAGGAGATCGTCAAAGCCTATCTCGCGCAGGAAATGTTCGGCCCGCTGCCGCCGCGCGGCGAGTTCTCGGTATTCGCCACCGAGGGCGGCACCGCGGCGATGACCTACATCTTCCAGACATTGCGCGCCAATTTGCTGGTCAAGCCCGGCGACCGGATCGCCATCGCCACGCCGATCTTCTCGCCCTATCTGGAAATCCCGGTGCTCGCCGAATACGGCCTTGAGGTCATCGACATCCGGATGGACCGGCTCGACGACTGGCAGTTGCCGCAGTCGGAAATCGACAAATTGCTGGATCCTGCGGTGAAGATCTTCTGCCTGGTTAACCCGAGCAACCCGCCATCATCCAAACTGTCGGACGCCGTGCTGGACCAGCTCGCCGCACTCGTCGAGAAGCGGCCCGATTTGTTCATCGTCACCGACGACGTCTACGGCACCTTTGCCGACGACTTTGTGTCGCTGTTCGCCAAATGCCCGCGCAACACGCTGTGCGTCTATTCCTTCTCGAAGTTCTTCGGCGCCACCGGCTGGCGGCTCGGCGCGATGGCGTTGCACAACGACAACGTGTTCGACGCCGCACTCAAGGCGCTGCCGGAGGCGGACAAGCTGTTGCTCGATACGCGCTATGCCTCGCTGACCACGACGCCGCGCGACCTCGCATTCATCGACCGGCTTGTCGCCGACAGCCGCGCGGTGGCGCTGAACCACACCGCCGGCCTGTCGGTGCCGCAGCAATTGCAGATGGCGCTGTTCGCGCTGAACGGGCTGATGGACCGCGACCAACGCTACAAGGACGCCGCCAAGCAGTTGATCCGCAAGCGCTACCAGACGCTGTACCGCAACATGGGCGTGATCGCCCCGCACCAGCTCAACGACGTCAACTACTATTCGCTGATCGACCTGCAGGAAATCGGCGGCACGCTGTACGGCCCGGAATTCCGCGCCTGGTTCATCAATAGCGACCTCGGCATCAGCTTCCTGTTCCGGCTGGCCGAAGAAACCGGCGTGGTGCTGCTGCCGGGCAACGGCTTCGAAGTGGTCGACACCTCCGCACGGGTGTCGCTCGCCAACCTGACCGAGATCGAATACGCCTCGATCGGCAAATTCACCCGTCAGGTGCTGGACGAATGTTTTGCGGACTTCAAGAAGGCCGCGCCCGCGAAGTAG
- a CDS encoding adenylosuccinate synthase, with translation MTNVVVVGAQWGDEGKGKIVDWLSEQADIVARFQGGHNAGHTLVIDGKTYKLALLPSGVLRPSKLGVIGNGVVFDPQAFLDEVAKLRGQGVHIGPDNLRIAENVTLILPLHRELDSLRENASKANAIGTTQRGIGPAYEDKVGRRAIRLMDLADPDTLPNKIDRLLAHHNALRRGFGLPEHDGAEIQKGLMALAPELLPYAEAVWRLLDQKRREGKRILFEGAQGALLDVDHGTYPYVTSSNTVAAQAATGTGMGPGSVGYVLGICKAYTTRVGAGPFPTELDNEIGRKIGERGREFGTNTGRPRRCGWFDAVLVRQTVRTCGIHGLALTKLDILDGFDSIEVCVGYMLDGKEIDYLPAGEGAQARIVPVYETIEGWKEPTANARSWAQLPAQAIKYVRRIEELVGCPIALLSTSPEREDTILVQNPFEA, from the coding sequence ATGACCAATGTTGTCGTCGTCGGCGCCCAGTGGGGCGACGAGGGAAAAGGCAAGATCGTCGACTGGTTGTCGGAACAGGCGGACATCGTCGCCCGTTTCCAGGGCGGCCATAATGCCGGCCACACGCTGGTCATCGACGGCAAGACCTACAAGCTGGCGCTGCTGCCGTCCGGCGTGCTGCGCCCCTCCAAGCTCGGCGTGATCGGCAACGGCGTGGTGTTCGACCCGCAGGCCTTCCTCGACGAGGTTGCCAAGCTGCGCGGCCAGGGCGTCCATATCGGCCCGGACAATCTGCGCATCGCCGAGAACGTCACGCTGATCCTGCCGCTGCATCGCGAACTCGATTCGCTGCGTGAGAACGCCAGCAAGGCCAATGCGATCGGCACCACCCAGCGCGGCATCGGCCCGGCCTATGAAGACAAGGTCGGCCGCCGCGCCATCCGGCTGATGGATCTCGCCGATCCCGACACGCTGCCGAACAAGATCGATCGGCTGCTGGCGCATCACAATGCGCTGCGCCGCGGCTTTGGCCTGCCGGAACATGACGGCGCCGAGATCCAGAAGGGCCTGATGGCGCTGGCGCCGGAACTGCTGCCCTATGCCGAAGCCGTCTGGCGGCTGCTCGACCAGAAGCGCCGCGAGGGCAAGCGCATCCTGTTCGAGGGCGCGCAGGGCGCGCTGCTCGACGTCGACCACGGCACCTACCCCTACGTGACCTCGTCGAACACCGTGGCGGCGCAGGCCGCGACCGGCACCGGCATGGGTCCGGGCTCGGTCGGTTATGTGCTGGGCATCTGCAAGGCCTACACCACCCGTGTCGGCGCAGGTCCCTTTCCGACCGAGCTCGACAACGAGATCGGCCGCAAGATCGGCGAGCGCGGTCGCGAATTCGGCACCAATACCGGCCGTCCGCGCCGCTGCGGCTGGTTCGACGCCGTTCTGGTCCGCCAGACCGTCCGCACCTGCGGCATTCACGGCCTGGCGCTGACCAAGCTCGACATTCTCGATGGCTTCGACAGCATTGAGGTCTGTGTCGGTTACATGCTGGACGGCAAGGAAATCGACTATCTGCCGGCCGGCGAGGGCGCCCAGGCCCGTATCGTGCCGGTCTACGAGACCATCGAAGGTTGGAAGGAACCGACCGCCAATGCGCGTTCCTGGGCCCAACTACCGGCGCAGGCCATCAAGTATGTGCGCCGCATCGAGGAACTGGTGGGCTGCCCGATCGCTTTGCTTTCCACCAGCCCGGAACGCGAAGATACTATCCTCGTGCAAAATCCTTTCGAGGCTTAA
- the istB gene encoding IS21-like element helper ATPase IstB gives MNATVKIDAARVELLLSELRLPGIKLIWAALAETADKEGWPAARFLAALAEQEMVERNRRRFERHLDEARLPPGKTLAAFDFDAVPMISKAQVQALAAGDAWLDKGANLLCFGPPGGGKSHLAAALGMALIENGWRVLFTRTTDLVQKLQIARRDLTLEAAIAKLDKYHLLILDDLAYVTKDQAETSVLFELISARYERRSMLITANQPFGEWGKIFPDQAMTLAAIDRLVHHATILEMNVDSYRRKEALDKARGAGRPPTRATIKASS, from the coding sequence ATGAACGCGACCGTCAAGATCGACGCCGCCCGTGTCGAATTGCTGCTCAGCGAACTGCGTCTGCCCGGCATCAAGCTGATCTGGGCCGCCCTGGCGGAAACCGCCGATAAGGAAGGCTGGCCCGCCGCCCGCTTCCTGGCGGCCCTGGCTGAACAGGAGATGGTGGAGCGAAACCGTCGTCGCTTCGAGCGTCATCTGGATGAAGCCCGCCTGCCGCCGGGCAAGACCCTCGCTGCATTCGACTTCGATGCCGTGCCGATGATCTCAAAGGCGCAGGTGCAGGCTCTCGCCGCCGGTGACGCCTGGCTCGACAAGGGCGCCAATCTGTTGTGTTTTGGTCCCCCTGGCGGCGGCAAATCGCATCTGGCAGCGGCGCTCGGCATGGCCCTGATCGAAAACGGTTGGCGCGTGTTGTTCACCAGAACCACCGATCTCGTGCAAAAGCTCCAGATCGCGCGCCGCGATCTCACGCTTGAAGCGGCGATCGCCAAACTCGACAAATATCACCTGCTGATCCTCGACGATCTGGCCTATGTGACCAAGGATCAAGCGGAGACCAGCGTTCTGTTCGAGTTGATCAGCGCTCGCTACGAACGCCGCTCGATGCTGATCACCGCCAATCAGCCATTCGGTGAATGGGGAAAAATCTTCCCGGATCAAGCTATGACCCTCGCGGCGATCGACCGCCTCGTCCATCACGCCACGATCCTCGAAATGAATGTCGACAGCTATCGCCGGAAAGAGGCTCTCGACAAGGCTCGTGGAGCCGGACGACCGCCAACGCGCGCGACAATCAAAGCGTCATCCTGA
- a CDS encoding DUF3551 domain-containing protein codes for MRSLLAATALLVVMGASPGMARDYPVCSRTITSGFNPSCSFDTMRQCMATVSGIGGDCIQNPAFAYGRAPAYGQGPQPRLRGKAARDAARRAAQEESWDNGGWDWNRRW; via the coding sequence ATGCGCTCGCTTCTCGCTGCTACCGCCCTGCTCGTCGTGATGGGCGCCTCGCCCGGCATGGCCCGCGATTATCCGGTCTGCTCGCGAACCATCACGTCAGGGTTCAACCCGAGCTGCTCGTTCGATACCATGCGGCAGTGCATGGCGACCGTGAGCGGCATTGGCGGAGACTGCATCCAGAACCCGGCCTTCGCCTACGGTCGTGCGCCGGCCTATGGGCAGGGACCGCAGCCGCGCCTGCGCGGCAAGGCCGCCCGGGACGCCGCCCGTCGTGCCGCTCAGGAAGAATCGTGGGACAATGGCGGCTGGGACTGGAATCGCCGCTGGTAA
- a CDS encoding DMT family transporter: MPPESSSRFAGIVWISNQPYLLLSLTSLFWAGNLVLGRYVSGHVPPVTMACVRWVGAFLLLLPLAWPHLRRDWPVLRAHGPLMLALAFTGFAANTVLAYWGLKYTQAQNALLIQSAGPLCVALWTQILFGVRLTWAQGLGIAASMTGWCWPASSWRRDDRHDQTCAIAFPQPLSMTIDARLAGHVVTLHRVRDAMQSNPVLLMRRVPRSGTGRPRP, encoded by the coding sequence ATGCCCCCCGAATCCTCCTCCCGATTCGCCGGCATCGTCTGGATTTCCAACCAGCCCTATCTGCTGCTCAGCCTGACCTCGCTGTTCTGGGCCGGCAATCTCGTGCTGGGCCGCTATGTCTCCGGCCATGTCCCGCCGGTGACGATGGCCTGCGTGCGCTGGGTCGGCGCCTTCCTGCTGCTGCTGCCGTTGGCCTGGCCGCATCTCAGGCGCGACTGGCCGGTGCTCCGGGCCCACGGGCCGTTGATGCTGGCGCTGGCCTTCACCGGCTTTGCCGCCAATACCGTGCTGGCCTATTGGGGGTTGAAATACACGCAGGCGCAGAACGCGCTGCTGATCCAGTCGGCCGGGCCGCTCTGCGTGGCGCTGTGGACGCAGATCCTGTTCGGCGTGCGGCTGACATGGGCGCAAGGGCTCGGCATCGCCGCCTCGATGACCGGCTGGTGCTGGCCGGCGTCTTCGTGGCGTCGCGACGATAGACACGACCAGACCTGCGCCATCGCATTTCCGCAGCCATTGTCGATGACGATCGATGCGCGCCTGGCCGGCCACGTGGTCACGCTGCATCGCGTGCGGGACGCGATGCAGTCAAACCCGGTTCTGCTTATGCGGCGCGTACCGAGGTCAGGAACTGGGCGACCTCGGCCTTGA
- a CDS encoding RidA family protein: MTASVTRINPAALGEPPGYSQIVEVQGGRTIYIAGQTALDAHGELVGRDDFAEQARQVFRNLAIALQAVGCTAAHLVKLTVFVRDMANLQAYRAARNEFFATVTPAAAPAVTLIEVSKLYGPDFLIEIEAIAAI; this comes from the coding sequence ATGACGGCGAGCGTCACACGCATCAACCCGGCTGCACTGGGCGAACCGCCAGGCTATTCCCAGATCGTCGAGGTCCAAGGTGGCCGCACCATCTACATCGCCGGGCAGACCGCGCTTGATGCGCACGGCGAACTGGTCGGCAGGGATGATTTCGCCGAGCAGGCGAGGCAGGTGTTCCGTAATCTTGCCATAGCGCTTCAGGCAGTCGGATGCACGGCGGCCCATCTGGTCAAGCTCACAGTGTTCGTACGCGACATGGCGAACCTTCAGGCCTATCGCGCAGCGCGCAACGAGTTCTTCGCCACCGTGACGCCGGCAGCAGCCCCGGCAGTGACGCTGATCGAAGTATCGAAACTATACGGGCCAGACTTTCTGATTGAGATCGAAGCCATCGCCGCGATTTAG